The Desulfobaccales bacterium genome contains the following window.
CTCCCTGCGCCATCTCCAATCGCCCTTTTTTGGCCTTTCTTGCCCCGGTAAACGCCCCACTCTCGTGTCCGAACAACTCGCTTTCCAGGAGCGTCTCGGTAAAGGCCCCACAGTTTATTGGGATAAATGGCCCGACGCAACGTTCGCTCGTAGCATGGATCGCCCTCGCCACCAGTTCCTTTCCGGTCCCCGTTTCACCTCGCAGCAGAACGGGTGAATCGAATTTTGCGACCTGTTCGATCAATGCAAACAGTTGCTGCATGCAATTTGATACTCCAACCAAATCCTCGCAGCGCACCTGGCATGCCACCTGCTCTCGCAGGATCTCATTTTCATCAAGAATTCTTTTTTGTTGAAGGAGCCTTTCCAAAAGGCAGACCAAGTCCCCAGGTTCGAAAGGCTTTGTGAGATAATCGCAAGCTCCGCGTTTCATTGCGTCAACCGCAGTTTCAATCGATCCATACGCGGTAATCATGACCACCAATGAGTGTGGACAGTTCGCCTTTACGTTATCGAGCACTTCGAAACCGTTCACATCGGGCATTTTGATGTCGAGGAAGATGAAATCGTAGTCCTTCCTGTCCACCATATCGAGAGCAGCCTGGCCTCCATCGGCGCCTTCCACGTCATAGCCCGACTTCTTGAACCAGGCCACAAGGGATTCCCGCACAATCATTTCATCATCGACAACCAGTACCTTCCATTTTCCGCTCATAAATCCTCTTTCTTCATAAACGTTGCGGACCCAGGGGAGAATGGAACGACGAGCTTCGAATCCGCTTTAATATCAAATGCGCGCCGTTGGAATTGGAACCATTCCAATGGATGAATCCGCCTATAAATATATCATATGCCCGTTATTAGTACAAAATCAATGCCCGGTAATAACCACCATCATGAATGCTGCCGTGCCTGTGCGGCGCTATATTGCGATTGCCAAAAGTTCTTTCCTTTTATCCCCTCTCCCCTTGTGGGAGAGGGTTAGGGTGAGGGGGTGGAAAAGAAAAAACTTTTGAGCCTCTTGCAAATATCTCCCTGCCTGTCATTCTGAGGGAAAGAAGCAACCGAAGCATCTCATAAGTGACCAAACGGCTTTTTGCAAGAACCTCTCCTGACAATAAGTATATTTAAGTATTTCAAAAAAAAGTGGCGTTAATTCAAAGGGGTAATCAATTCTACAATGCCATCTTTTATGGCATGGTTGCAACCCGGATCATGTCCGCACTTGCAAAAGAAAACCTGTCACCTTTCTCATCATTGTTGGATCCGTCGCAGTTCTGAGTTTATGCTGTCTCCATGACTTGCCGGGATAAAAACGGTTCACTGCTGGCCAACCTGAGGAAAATCGGCAGACTCCAGCCGTTCCGCCTGTGCCGTGTCCCGGCACGAGGATGCCAGTCCAGCCTTAATTTATTGATATTAAAGACTAAATATTACGAAAGCCCGATTATTACCCTGGGACAAGCGCGGGACAAGCGCGTGACAACCTTGGCACTGCCTCGACCGGAACGCGCTTGCACGCGGGTTTAGGCCGGGTATATGGCGAGGGTACCTCGGCAATGTCCCGGCACATGTGCCGGGTTTGCCCGTCCATTCGGCCCGCGCCCGGCCATTTTCAGCGATTTTTGAGGTTGTTTGGAGGGACTAAAAGCCATTTTTAAACCGTTTTTCTCTGTCATCATGAACGAAGCGCAGGCTCTTATAGTGATTGCCAAAAGAGTTTCTTGCAAAATTACCGGACATTATGTGGTCGCAAGCTTTAGCCTGGTATCGAGAAATTCGCCGGTAGCACAGGCTTTCCAGCCTGTGCTTATGTCATATATACGGTTTCGACCGTAAAGAGACTTTTGCAAGAGGCTCAAAAGTTCTTTCCTTTTATCCCCTCTCCCCTTGTGGGAGAGGGTTAGGGTGAGGGGGAGGAAAAGAAAAAACTTTTTGCAATGAGTATAAGCGTACAATCGGGGAAGGGCCAACTCCTCTCTTTCTTGCCAGATTGTTTACTCACCGCCTGGGCGGCAAAACAATCTGGTATGGTCTGTATAATAAAATCTGGTCTTGGCAGGGGCCGGTAATGCAAGGTTGGAAAAGAAAGCTTGTCAGTGCAAAAGGTTCCCATCGTCCAAAAGGCGAGTTTTGACCGGGTTCAACATGACAGGTACGAGGACTTAAGGCATCATGGTGTACTTCTGTTCGCCCTTGGGGACGTACCACTTGATGAAGTTGTAGTCGATGCCCGCGGCGGCAGGTTTGATGCCGTGGAAGCGCCGGGAGATGGCGGGCAGGGCGTCGGGGACAAAGAGAAAGGTGTAAGGCTGGTCTTCGGCCAGAATTTCCTGGAATTTGAAGTAGGCCTGGCGCCGCTTTTCCCGGTCAAAGGTGTGGCGGCCTTCGGACAACAAGGCGTCGACCTGAGGGTTGTTATAGCCGATGAAGTTGAGCTCGCCGGGTTTGGTCTTGGTGGAACTCCAGATGTCGAACTGGTCCGGGTCCAGGCCGGTGTTCCAGCCCAGCAACACCGCGTCAAAGCGGCCCTTTTCGATAAACTGCTTGAGGAAGGCAGCCCACTCCACCATGCGTATATGCACGATAATACCGATTTGATGGAGGCGGCGCTGAATAATCTCGGCGGTGCGCACCCGGGTGTCGTTGCCCTGGTTGGTGAGGATGGTGAACTCGAAGGGGCGGCCGTCCTTGCTGAGAATGCCCGCGGGGTTAGGGCGCCAGCCGGCTTGGGCTAGCAGGGCCTTGGCTTTGGCCGGGTCGTAGGGGAATTTAGGCACATCGGGGTTGTAGAACCAGGTCCCGGGTTTATAAGGACCATAGGCTTGTTCCCCCAGGCCCATGAGCACGCCGTCGATGAGCTCCTGTTTGTTGATGGCGTGAGTCAGGGCCTGGCGCACCCGCCGGTCGGCGAACCGGGGATCGCGCAGGTTGTAGCCCAGGTAGATGTAAGAGAAGGGCATGTAGCGGTATTTCTTATACATGCGGTCGAACTTGGGATAAGCCGTCTGGCGGGTGTATTGCAAGGGGGTGAGGCCCATGCGGTCGAGGTTGCCGGACTTTAATTCCAGAAACATGGTGGCCAAGTCGGGGATCACCCGGTAAAGGTAACCGTTCAGATAGGGCCGTCCTTCGAAATAATTGGGGTTGTAGTCCAGGCCGATCATTTGGCCGGTTTTCCACTCCTTAAAGATATAAGGGCCGGTGCCGACGGGGCGCCGCCCCAGGGGGGATTTGGTAATGTCCTGGCCTTGAAGCAGGTGCCGGGGCAATATGTTTAGGCCCCAGGAGCCCAGGGCGGGGGCGAAGGGCTGGGGGTAGGTGACCCGGAACGTGTAGTCGTCGGGCGCCTCAGCCTTTTTCACCTGGAGATAGTCGCCGGAATAGGCGGTGGGAGTCTTGGGGTCCACCATCACCTGGTAGGTGAACAGGACGTCCTTGGCGGTGAAGGGAGCCCCGTCCTGCCACTTGACCCCGTGGCGGAGGTGAAAGGTAATGGTGAGGCCGTCTTTGGAGACCTCCCAGCTTTCGGCCAGATCCCCCACCAGGTTGAGGTCGCCGTCATATTTGACCAGGCCGTTGTAGATGAGGCCGATGATGCCAGCCGAGGAGGCATCGGAGGCCAGGGGCGGCAGCAGGGTGCTGGCATCGCCGATGGAGCCGTCGATAAAGAGGTCCCCATAAGCCGGGCCGGTGTCCGGGCCGCCGTAGCGCTGCTCTTCTTTTTCGGATTTGCAGCCGGAGAGGGCCACAGCCGCGCAGGCCAACAGAAGCAGGAGAAACAACCAATTTCGTCCCGAAGATTGCTGCCTGGTCAAAAAACCCCCCATTCTTAACCTCAAGCGGCGAAGGCTGGCACGCCTGGACCGTTTAAATTTCGTTTAATCCCGTAGGGGCGGGTTTAAAACCCGCCCCTACAAACCGATGGCCGATTTTCTCTTGCCCCGGCCCAAGCTTTTAGATACATTTAACGAGTCGGGACGTGGCTCAGCCTGGTAGAGCACAGCGTTCGGGACGCTGGGGTCGGAGGTTCAAATCCTCTCGTCCCGACCATACTCCCGGGGCGGTAATTTTATAATTGCCTCCCATTATGCTGTATCCGGCTTCCTGCCAGGTGCACCCCTCAACTAATATCCCGCTTCATCTGCTCAAACTCGTCTTTCGTGATTTCCCCTTTGGCGTAACGTTTTTTGAGGATGTCCAGGGCGCTGTCGTCCTCAAAGCCGCGGCCGGGCACCCAAGTCCGCCTGGCTTTGTTGCGGCCGAAGATGAAGTAGAGGCACAGGGCGATGATGACGATCCAAAAGACGGGCATGAACATGGGGAAGACCCACCAAGTGTGCCAGGACCAGTATTGTTCGGGGTACATGGCTGACCTCCATAAGCACAGGCGAGACGCCTGTGCCACCTGATTCTTCTCCTCAGCGCCGCCGCCAGCGAGGGCCGTTGGAGGTGTCGATGATCTCGATGCCCTGGGCGGCTAGGTCGTGACGGATTTGATCCGCGGCCTGCCAATCCTGGCGCTGCCGGGCTTCTTCCCGGGCCTTCAGGCTGGCTTCGATGGCCGCGTCTTGGGCGGCGGGCCCGGGGGCCAGGTTCATGACGCCCAAGACTTCGTCCAGTTCCTGGAAGCGGGTCAGGATGGCGCTCGCGGCGGCGTGCCCCAGCCGGTCGTGGTCGATATCGGTGTGAAATTCCCCCACCGCGGCGAAGATGGCCGACAGGACCCGGGAGATGTTGAGATCGTCGTCCAGGGCAGCGGTGCACTCTTTTTTCAACAGGAAGAGGCGCTCCTCGATTGCCGGGGTCATGGGGGCCTCGCCGTCTATGAGGGCGAGGCGCTCCAAGAAATGGTCCAGGCGGGCTCTAGCAACGGAGGCGGCCTTGAGGTTGGTGTCGCTTATGGCCAGGGGCTTGCGGTAGTGGGTGGCCAGCAGGAAGTGGCGCACCTCTTCGCCCCGGTAGCCTTTGGCCATCAGGTCCCGCACGGTGACGGCGCCGGCTTCTTTCAAGGGCCGGCCGTCTTTGAGGACCCGCTCGCAGTGAAGCCAGGCCCGGGCCATGGGTTTGCCCGTGGCCGCGGTGAACAGGGCGTTTTCGTTTTCATCGTGGGGAAAGAGCGATTCCACGCTGCCCACATGGAAGTCGACGGTTTCGCCGGGGTGTTTCAGGGCCATAGCCGCGGACTCCAGATGCCAGCTAGGGCGCACCTGGCCCCAGGGGGTGGTGTAATAGAGCCCCTTTTTTAGTTCCGCCAGCTTGGCCCTTTTGAGCAGCGTGAAATCCCGGGGATTATCCTTGGCGTATTCGTCCAGATCAACGGTCTTGCCCACGCGGATTTTGCTCAAATCTATACCGGAGAGGCGGCCGTAGCCTTTGAAGCGGGAGATGTCGAAATAGACGGAACGGAGTTTTTCATAGGCATAGCCCTTCTCCAGGAGTTTTTTGGTGAGGTTGACCATGTCGTCGATGTGGTCGGAGGCCAGGGGATAGAGCACGTCTTCTTTAATGCGCAGGGCTTGCAGGTCCTTGAAGAATTCCTGGCGGTAGTGCCCGGTGAATTCCTGCAGATCCCGGCCCGCGGCCGCGGCCCCGGCCAGGGCGCGGTCGTCCAGGTCGATTAAGCTTACTACCTGGCGGACCTTGAAGCCCCGGAAGGCGAGATAACGGTGCAGGAGGTCGGTTACCACCAACCGGCGGGCCACGCCCAGGGAGAGGTGATCGTAGAGGGCCGGGCCGTCGGCGAACAGGGTGGCTTCCCCCGGACGCCGGGGTTCGAAGGACTCTTTGGACCGGGCCAGGGTGTTATAAAAGCAGAGGGTCGGGGCCTCTTTTTCGGTGAACAGGGATGTGGAGAGGTAGCGTTCACCGCCATCGGGGGCGATGGCCACGATGAGGCCACGCGGCAGCTCCCGGGCCTTGCGGATGGCCACGGCGACCGCGGCTCCGGAACTCATGCCCAGGAAAAGGCCTTCCTGGCGGGCCAGGCGCCGGGCGGTCTCAAAGCCCTCTTCGTCTTCGATATTGACGATCTCGTCGGCCTTGGTCTTATCGAAGATGCCCGGTTTATAGGACTCCTGCATGTTTTTCAGGCCTTGGAGGGCATGGCCCAAAAACGGCTCCACGCCCACGATGCGGATGTCGGGATTGAACTTTTTCATCCCTGCGTAGAGGCCCATGAGGGTGCCGGTGGTGCCCATGGTGGCTACTACCATGGTGACCTTGCCTTCGGTCTGCTCCCAAATCTCCCGGCAGGTGGACTCGTGGGAGGCGGGATTGTGAGGGCTGTTGAACTGATCCGCCAGAAAGTATTTGTCCGGATTTTCCCGGGCCATGCGGTAGACTTCTTCGATGGACCCGTCGGTGCCCAGGTGAGCCGGGGTGAGCAGCAACTCGGCCCCCAGCCCCTTGAGGATGCGCTTGCGCTCCAGGCTGGCGGACTCGGGCATGGCCAAAAGGATGCGATAGCCCTTGACGGCGGAGACCATGGCCAGGCCGATACCGGTATTGCCGCTGGTGGCTTCAATGATGGTCTTGTCGGGGGTCAGCTCGCCTGTAGCCTCTGCAGCCTCGATCATGGCAAGGGCCGGGCGATCTTTGATTGACCCCCCGGGATTGAAATACTCCAGTTTGACGTAGATCTCTACCTGGGTATGGGGGTTGAGACGGTTCAGGCGGACGATGGGGGTCTGCCCGATCAGTGCCAAAATATTATCAGCCTTGCGCAGCATAACGGGATCCAAACTCCTGGCGTTAATGGTGAGGCGCGGTTAAAAACCTTCCTCCTGACCCGAGGCGGCACACTGCCCTCCGGTTTCCATTTCCTCGGCCAGATAATTATTGACCAGGTTGATCAGGGTGAGGATAAAAAACCGGCGAGCCTCAGGTTCATCGTGCATCACTTCCAGGAGGCGATAAATGAGGCCAAGTATTACCATCCCCGCCTGAGAAGGCGCAACATTTTCCTGGTTGAAGCGGTCCAGGATATCATTAACCAGGGGGCGGACGCTCTCCTGCAATTCTGCATCGGTGGCAAACGCGGCCGTATCGATTTCGGTCATGCGGTTATCCTTATGGGGTTGTCAACCTCTTTAATTATAAAGCAAAACCTACCATATTCCCCGGCGCTTTGCAAACCGCGGGCGTGGGGCCAGAGGAAAGATCCCGGCGGCGAGCCGGGTGGCTCCAAGCCTGTCAAAAGTTAGCGCCTCAGGGGCCTGGAAAAGGTTACGTAAGTGAATCAAGACCTTCTAAATTTCTTGATTGTTTCATCTCCAGGCAATATGTTCATCAATCTTTACCGCTTTATAGATCGGTTCAAACCTGGACAAAATAACCTCTTAAAATATTTAATAAAAATACACTAGTTCCGAATGGTACGATCTTTGCTTAATAAGAGGGCATTGATTCACAAAAATTAGCAGGGTTGTCAACGTTACAGGAGTGGAACCTATAAAAGAGATAGCATTTTACCGGTTCGGTTGGCAAAAGCACCCCCGCATCTGATTCTGGGAGGTTCGACAATGAAGGAGCAATCGGCTAACACCCCAGGCAAGGTAAAGATGGATCAGGCCCGGAGATTGATGGAGCAGGGGCAACACCGGAAGTCTTTGCTCCTGGCTTTGGAAGTGCTGTTAGAAGAGCTGAATAGCCTCAAGGAGTCTCTCATTGCCCTCCAGATGGTGACCCGGTTGGAAGTGGAGCCCACGACCGCCCCGGTCCGGGAAGAGCCGCCCCAGCCCGACCATTTCTGGCTGCCGCCAGTCAAACCCCGGGTCTTGCATTGAAAGAAAATATAATATTTCTCATAAGTAACCCTTTACAATCTCTGGCCCGGAGTTATTTTAAAACATAAATCTGTGGTTCGCCAAGGAGGCTAGTATGGGTCAGTTGATTGCTTGTGCTGCGCCAGAAGGGGTCATGGTGGCCTCGGACAGCCGCGCGGTGTTTTTCGAACCTTTCGGAGAAGAGCGCTTTATCACGGTCGACCGCATCATTCCCGTGACCTCACATGTCGTCCTGGCTTCGGCCGGAAACTGGGAAGCCGCGGACATTTGTAGAGAATTCGCCGGGTTTGCCAAAACCGAGGGCTTAACCGACATGGATGAGCTCATCAATGCGGCTATTCCCTTCTTTACCAGCCGCTACGATGAAATCCTGCGCAAGATGTGCGAAAAGATCCCGCCGGACCCCATCGTCAACATGTATCTGCTGCTGGCGGGCTATTCGAAAAAGACCCTGGATCACCCGGGCCACCTGTTCGTCATCTGGGACCGTCCCCAGCCGCCCAAAATCGAGTATAACCGGGTGACCGATGTCTTCACCCTGCCGCGTCGTATGGGCCTGGAATTTAAGCTGAACGACTTGGTGAAGAATAAAGCGCCCCTGGCCCAGCTCGTGGACGCGGCCAAGGCGGGCATGGAAAAGCTGGCGCCGCAAGACCACATGATCGGCCCGCCCTACCACTACGTCACCATCACCGCCAAAGGGATTGCCGGGCTCTGACGCCGGGGTGCAGCAAATCCCTAAAGTTTGCCTCCTGCGGTCAAGTTTGATAGTATGCCTAGGCTTGCCATTTCTTAAAGGATGGCAGGCCTAATTTATTTTCCGGACCCCTGGCCATGTCTCCTGATCTAGAGCGACTCCGCATTCAACGCCCGGGGGAAGAGCGCCCCGCGGCGGCCTTCTCCAGGACCCGTATTGCCCTGATTATCCTGGGCGTGGCCCTGGTGATCGTGGTCGGGCTCTACCTCTGGGGGCCCCTGCAGCCTGCATTGGAAGTGAGCACTACGGTGGTCTCCCGCCTCTACCCGGCCCAGGCTTACACGGTCTTAAACGCCAGCGGTTACGTGGTGGCCCAACGCAAGGCCGCGGTCTCCTCCAAGAGCACGGGCCGCCTGACCTTTCTGGGGGTGGAAGAAGGCAGCCGGGTAAAAAAAGGGCAAATCCTGGCCTCACTCGAGAATGAGGACCTGATAGCCGCCCGCAATCAGGCTGTCGCCCAGGTGAACCAGGCCAAAGCCGACCTGGGCACTGCCACTGCGGAGATGGCGGACGCCGAACTCCAGTACCGGCGCTACAAGACCCTGGTGGCCCAGGACCTGGTTCCCAAGCAGGACTTTGATACCGCGGATGCCAGGTATAAGAAGGCCCAAGCCGGGGTGGCCGCGGCCCAGGCCCGCATCAAGGTTGCCCAGGCCGGCCTGGCCAACACCCAGGCGTCTCTGGAATACAGCTATATCCGCGGCCCCTTCGATGGCGTGGTGACCACCAAATACGCCGAGGTCGGAGAGGTGGTGGCGCCCTTCGGCGCCGCGGCCAATGCCCGGGCCGCGGTGGTGACCATGGCCGACCTGCACTCGCTGATGGTGGAGGTGGATGTGGCGGAGTCTAATTTGGACAAGGTTCGCCTGGGGCAACCCTGCGAAATTTCCCTGGACGCCATCCCCGACCGGCGCTTTGCCGGAGCAGTGCATATGATTGTCCCCACTGCCGACCGGACCAAGGCCACCGTGCTCACCAAGGTGAAGTTCCTGGAAACCGACGACCGCATCTTGCCGGAAATGAGCGCCAAGGTGGCCTTTCTTTCTCAACCCCTGGAGCCGGGAGAGCGTCAACCCCGCCTGACCATCCCCAAGGCCGCCCTGGTCACCCGGGAAGGCGCCTCCTATAGTTACCTCGTGACCGGCAACCGGGTGAAGCTGGTCCCCATCACCGTCGGTCTCACCCTGAACGACCTGGTTGAGATCGCACAGGGCCTCAAGGAAGGCGACCGGGTGGTTTTGAACCCGCCCGCGTCCTTGCGTGACGGCTCCCGGGTAAAAGTCAAGCAACCGTGATGGCGAACCAGGCGATAGCAACGGCCCCGGTAGTGGAGATCGCCCACCTCAATAAATCTTATCGGCGGGGCAGCCAGGTGCTGCCGGTCCTTGAAGATATCAGCCTCACCATCTTTGCCGGGGAATTCCTGGCGCTCATGGGGCCTTCGGGCTCCGGCAAAACCACCCTTTTAAACCTCATTGCCGGGCTGGACCGGCCGGACTCCGGCCAACTGCTGGTGCACGGCATCGATCTTCCGGCCCTCTCCGAAACCCAACTGGCGGATTGGCGGGCCGCCAACGTGGGGTTCGTTTTTCAGTTTTACCAGCTTATCCCCGTGCTTACGGCCTTTGAGAACGTGGAACTGCCTCTGCTCCTCACGAAGCTGTCCCGCCGGGAGCGCAAGGAGCACGTGGAACTGGTCCTGGAATTGGTGGGTCTCACCGACCGCCAGAGCCACTACCCGTCTCAGCTCTCCGGCGGCCAGCAGCAACGGGTGGCCATCGGCCGGGCCCTTGTCACCGACCCCACCCTCATCGCCGCGGATGAGCCCACCGGCGATCTGGACAAGAAATCCGCCGGGGAAATCATGGACCTGTTGACCAGGCTCAACCAGGACTTTCAGAAAACCATTATTATCGTCACCCACGACCCCGAGGCCGCCAGCCACGCCGGCCGCATCCGCCGCCTCATTAAGGGGCAGTTGCTGAACGAGAACGGAGCCCAGGAGGATTAGTAGAGGAGTCATTTCAAAACCGATCTTGGGTTTATCTGGGACTAACCAAAGATTTGAGATTGGGAAGTAATCAACCCCCTCTCTTTCAAAGGGGGACTTGAAAACCCACGCTCATAAACTTTTTTGATCGAGAACGAACTCAAGCCTTGAGGCAGGTTTTGAAATAGTTTTTAGGGTTATTCGAATAATCCTTAAGCTTGTATCCTGGGTGCCGCGCAGGGTCTCAAACTTTTAGCCTGGAGGGGTCCCGCTTGTGAATAACTGTAGTCCCATTCCCAGGAATGCTCAAGGCCGCTTCTATCATATCGACTGCCTCCCCGGGGAACTGGCCCCCTATATCCTGACCTGCGGCGACCCGGACCGGGCCCAGCGTATCGCCCGGCTCTTTGACCGGGTGGAGATGCGCCGCAAGAACCGTGAGTTCCTCACCTATACCGGCTCCTATAAGGACATTCCGGTCTCGGTCATGTCCACCGGCATCGGCGCGCCGGCCACCGCCATCGCCATCGTGGAGGCGGCCAACTGCGTCAACCCCGTCACCTTTATCCGGCTGGGCACCTGCGGGGCGCTCCAATGGGACATCGAGGTGGGGGACCTGGTCATTACCGAGTCGGCGTGGGGTGGGGACGGCACCATTGAAAGCTATATTCCGGGAGGTATCGTCCCCCATGCTGATCCCGGGATTGTCACGGCCTTAAAAGAAGCGGCTGAAGCTTTTAAAATGACGTATCACGTGGGCCTGACCCTCACCACCGAGGATTTTTACGCGGGCCAGGGCCGGGCGGCGCCGGGGTTTCCCGCCCCGGACCCCGAGTACATGCAAGTCCTGATGGAAAGCGGCGTGCTGAACATGGAGATGGAGATGGCGGTTTATCTGGCCCTGGCCGCGGTTTCCACTTATGAGATCAGGGCCGGGGGCGCCTGTTTGGTCCTGGACAACCGGGAAAGCGAAGTCGGGTTCACCTCCGTTAAGGATAAGCGGTGCGGCGAGGGACGCCTCATCAAGGTGGGCTTGCGGGCGTTGGAAATCCTAGCCAGGCAGGACATTCATAATAAAGCCCCAGTAACTGGCCACTGACAACTGATGTTAAAACTCACCTGGCGCAACACCACCCGGCACCCGCTGCGGGCCGCGCTCACTATCTTGGGGATGGCCGTGGCCGTACTAGCTTTCTGCCTACTGCGCACCGTGGTGGCGGCCTGGTATTCCGGGGTGAACGCCGCGTCGCCGGCCCGCCTGGTGACCCGGAACGCCATCTCCCTGATCTTCCCTTTGCCCATAGCCTATCTCCCCAAGATCCAGGCCATTCCCGGTATTGAAGGGGTGGCTTACGGCAACTGGTTCGGTGGCGTCTACATCGATGAGCGCCACTTTTTTCCTACGTTTGCCGTGGATGTGCGCCGCTACCTCCCCATCTATCCCGAGTTTGTCATGCGCGAAGACCAAAAGCTGGCGTTTATCCAGGATCGCCGGGGCGCGGCAGTGGGGCGCTCTCTGGCGACCCGATACGGCTTTAAGCTGGGAGACCCCATTGTCCTCAAAGGCACTATTTATCCGGGCGAGTGGCCGTTCATCATTCGGGCCATTTATGACGGCGCCGAACCCACCACCGATGAATCGCGACTCTTTTTCCATTGGGATTACTTGAACGAGACCTTGAAGAAACAAGGTTCCAGCCGGGCCGATAACGTGGGCTGGTATCTCATCAAGGTCGCCAGACCGGACTTGGCGCCCCAGGTGGCGGCCCAGGTGGACGCCCTGTTTAAAAACAGCCTGGCCGAGACTATAACGGAAACGGAGCAGGCCTTCGCCCTGGGGTTTGTGTCCATGACCGAAGCCATTCTGGTGGCCATCCAGGTAGTGTCCTGGGTGGTCATCGGCGTGATCCTGGTGGTCCTGGCCAACACCATGGCCATGAGCGCCCGGGAGCGCCAGAGAGAATATGCCGTCCTTAAAACCATGGGCTTCAAGGCCCGGCACCTGGCCGGCCTGATCTTCGGAGAATCCCTGATCCTGGCCCTGGCGGGAGGCCTGGTGGGGGAAGCCCTGACCTTCCCGGCGGTACATTTTTTCAAATCCCAACTGGGCCAGTATTTCCGGGTCTTTCCCCTCACCCGGGCTACCCTGGTCCTGGGTCTGGCGGTAGCTCTGATGGTGGGCCTCCTAGCCGCGCTGCTGCCGTCGGTGCGGGCCAGCCGGGTGAGCATCGCCGAGGCCTTGCGCA
Protein-coding sequences here:
- a CDS encoding ABC transporter permease encodes the protein MLKLTWRNTTRHPLRAALTILGMAVAVLAFCLLRTVVAAWYSGVNAASPARLVTRNAISLIFPLPIAYLPKIQAIPGIEGVAYGNWFGGVYIDERHFFPTFAVDVRRYLPIYPEFVMREDQKLAFIQDRRGAAVGRSLATRYGFKLGDPIVLKGTIYPGEWPFIIRAIYDGAEPTTDESRLFFHWDYLNETLKKQGSSRADNVGWYLIKVARPDLAPQVAAQVDALFKNSLAETITETEQAFALGFVSMTEAILVAIQVVSWVVIGVILVVLANTMAMSARERQREYAVLKTMGFKARHLAGLIFGESLILALAGGLVGEALTFPAVHFFKSQLGQYFRVFPLTRATLVLGLAVALMVGLLAALLPSVRASRVSIAEALRKVG